Within the Echinicola sp. 20G genome, the region TCAACAGAGATCAAGTAGTTGAATTCTGGGATGCAAAAGCGAAGTATTACTCCTTTGACAAAAACGGGTTCCATTTCGTTGTATTAGACGGCAATGAACATAACGAAAGCCCAAATCGCCCAAAAGGCTATGCCCGTTACATTTCACCAGATCAGCTAGAGTGGCTGGAAAAAGATCTTAGCCAAACCTCTTTACCCACCATTGTTTTTTGCCATCAAGGACTGGACAATGAAATGGCCGGGATAGAAAATGGCATGCCTGTGAGGTACACTTTGGAAAAAGCCAATAAAGAAGCTGGATTCCAAAAAGTCATCCTCGTTCTTTCAGGCCACCATCATCAAGATTATTATAACCACATCAATGATATCCATTATGTGCAAATCAATAGCGCAAGCTATTACTGGTTGGGCGACAAGTATAAGACAATAAGGTATTCCAAAGAGGTAGATGAAACCAATCCTTGGATAAAATACACCGCGCCCTATAAAGACCCGCTATGGGCCATGGTAGAAATTTCACAGAAAGGAAAAATTTTTGTAGAAGGTAGGAAAACAAGTTGGGTAGGCCCAAGTCCTGAAAAGATGGAGATCCCATCCAATCAGGGGATCTACCCAATTGTTTCCGAAATTTCCAATAGGGATTTAAAAATTTAGATAGTTATCTGCATAGTTTGAAAAGCCGCAGCCTTTGGCTGTTGCTTTTCTTTTCGTTCCACGCGTCTTTATGAGTAGAAATAAGTACTACTCCAAAACTGAACGATCATGAATTCTACCCCAATCTTAATCACCTTTCTTGCCCTATTTATTTTATTTGTTTTCTTAAGTATATATGCCGCATTCAAAAATCTAGGCTATCTAGCCTTTCTATCGGGCATAATCATCACCCATATCTACAACTTTATTATAAAAAAAATATAAAATACCAGATAACTGGTCCTACAAGAGTCCCAACCATCTGGTATTTTCAGCTATCTTAATTGATTTTAAACATTCATTCAGGTTTAAAGAAGTAAATATTTCCAGCAAAATCGCAGATATAGAATCCTTCAGGAGAAACAGCTGGACTTGTCATCACCGGTGTTCCTAAGCTATTTTTCCAAAGCAGCTTTCCACTATCGGCATCTATTACATACACTTTGCCATCCATCGCTCCAAAAATCAATTGATCGTTTACCAAAACTGGGCTGCTTTCTAAACTCTGTTCTTGATTTTGAAAATAAGAAGGAGTATAAAAAATTAAACTTCCACTGTTCCTTTGTATAACTTTTTCAACTTTAGTTTAACCACTTGGCCATTCATCATCAAAATGGAAAGTCCTACCATGAAGATGACAAGCCCTCCTCCTATCAAATTCAATCGTGTGAAGAAATTGATCCAAGAGTAATGGAAATCTGCAGTTTCCTTAAAAATCATAATTCCCACACTGGCCATATACCCAAATGCATCTGCTATATAAAACAGGTAGCCCACTGTACCTTTGTATCTCAATACTGCCAGAAACCGTTCAAAAAGTAAACAGTGAAATAAGATATAGGGCAAGTAAACACTGAAACCAGAACTAATCATCCAAAATACCGGTCCGACTAGGTCCTTGCTAAATAAAAATGTGGATACGATCATCAATATTCCGCTCAGCAGGGTCAAGAATAGCCCCCAGTTAAAGGCCTTTTGATTGCTCAATATCAAAATTCCCAATGCAGATATCACCAAAACAACAACTGCAATTGGTACTTCTGTCAATGTGATCAGTTCGGGCTGCCCAGAAAGGCCTAATTCAGCCCAGAACTCTACAATAAAATTGTCCCTAAAGTCCCTTACAACTGTCAAGACAACATAAATAAGTACAAGCCCCACAAAAGCAAATCCATGTTTTTTCAAGAAGTCTTTCCGATCAGCCTTTTTCATAGGAACTCTTTCGGTCCGAAGTTCCTTATCATCCTCTGATGGGGCTTTGCTCTTACTCAGTACAAAAGCGGCCAAAACGAATAGAGGAAAATAAATCAATCCCGTCCAAAAAGGCATGGTCATTTCACTCACCTCAAAAGCTTGCATCAGCCAAAGACCAGTCGTTTTGATCAAACCGGTTGAAAAAATAAATGTAGCGCTCAATCCCGCTACCAATAATTCTGAATTTTTCCTTCCTTCCAGGTAGACCAGAACCAATCCAAATATCATCCCTAATGGCAGGCCATTCAAAAACATGGCCACTGGCTTCAAGCCTACTGGCACATAGGCAAAAGCAAGCAACATCAACAAGCCAAACCCTACCAAACCCACAAGAGCTCCAAAACGCTTATAAGCCGGTAGTTCGGAAACCACCTTGATACCAATAAACTTGGACAACATATAACCTAACACTTGGCTGATAATCAGAAGAGTCTTGAAATGGAAGTCATTTATCACCTCCAACCCCTCATATTGCCCTGCCAAAAAAGACTTTCTTACTGCATACATTCCCGTGTAGGCCATAAACGCAGTAGCTATCAATATAATATCAGTCTTGGTTATGGATACTTTATTCAGTTTGACCATAAGGATTATTTTCTTTTCAAGTAAAAACCGATCTGGTTTTGAAGAAACATATTTTCTTCAAATGTAAGTCTAAATGGCTAGTCCCTGCTAAAATCTGTATTATGAAAGCGTTAATATTTCATTAACGGAAATTTATTTTCATATTAAGAAAATTATTTCGATCTTTCGGTCTCAATAATATTTTCATATTAAGAAAAACAAACGTACTTTCACATAGTTAAAAGCACATAAATACTATGGAAAATTCTGAATACTTAACCACTTGGATAGGATCTAAACTTAAAGATATCCGTAAATCCCACAATTTAAAACTGGGCGAGCTGGCTGATAAAACCGGAATCAGCATAGCCATGCTAAGTAAAATAGAAAACGGCAGGGTCTTTCCTACTCTTCCTTCCTTGATTCAGGTATTGAACACTTTGGATGTGGACCTTAATGAGTTTTTTGCTGACCTAAAAGGTGATAAAGAATTTCCAGGGTATTTGTTGAAAAAGCGAAAAGACTATAAATCCATTAAAAAGGAAGAGGAATCCATTGGGTTTGACTACGAATTGATCCTTAACCACAAAATAGAACGCTCTTCGATGGAAATATCTCTTTTAACCATCAAAAGTGGCTCCCAAAGAGACCAAGTTTCGACTGATGGTTTTGAATACATCTATGTAATTAAGGGAAATCTTCAATACGAATTGGGCGAAAACACTTTCGAACTGGAAGAAGGAGACTCACTTTTCTTTAATGGCAATATTCCCCATCTACCTGTCAATAACAAAAAATCAGATGCCATTCTTTTGGTGATCTACTTTATAGAACTTAGATAAAACCATATCATGAAAAAAGAAGCTGTAGCGAAGGTCTTTATAGAAGCGAAAACTCCATTTTCCAACACAACTATCGCCCTACCTACTTTAGCAGAAGGAGAAATATTGGTCAGCACCAGCTATGCCACCATTTGCGCCAGTGATCTGCACACCTATTACGGTAGAAGACATTCTTGCAGCCACAGTATCTTAGGACATGAAATCGTTGGAATCATTGAAAATATTGCTGATGGAGGTGTAAAAGACTACTTTGGAGCACCCCTCAAAATTGGCGATAAAATCACCTGGTCAGTTTATGCCCATGACCCAGGTTCTAAAAATGCTCAAAAAGGTTATCCTCAAAAGTCTGAAGGCCTTTACAAATATGGCCATGAGCAAATGAATGAGGACTATCAGCTTAATGGAGGTTTTTCCACCCACTGCCATTTACGGAAAGGAACCACTATTTTTAGACTCCCCGACACCTTGAACAATGCAGAAGCTGCCCCTTTAAACTGCACCCATGCCACCGTTGCTGGGGCAATGAGGCTTGCAGGGGATTTGACCGGCAAAAATGTTTTGATCAATGGTGTGGGAATGCTTGGGCTTTCTGCATGCGCCATGGCCAAAGAATTTGGTGCTGAGAACGTCTGGGTCCAGGACATTAGTCAAGAAAAAATAAAAAAAGCCAATTTGTTCGGAGCTGATCATGCCTTTATTTACAAAAGTGAAAACGTCAAGCCATTTACAAAAAGTAAAGGTGATATTGATGTGATCATTGAAACATCTGGTATTCCTGAGGCAGTCGAAAGCTGCATCCAACTACTGGGCATAGGAGGCACCCTTGTTTTGGTTGGTTCCGTATTTCCTCAGAGAGACCTGAACATCAACGCTGAATACCTGGTGAGAAACCTGTTAACGATTAAAGGCCTACACAACTATATTCCTGAAGACCTGGCCACTGCTATCGACTTCTTGGAAAAGGCCCACAAGAAATATCCTTTTGAAAGTCTAGTGGGCATTGATTACCCTCTGGCAGAATTGGACAAGGCTTTTGAAACTGGCAATAAGGGAATTTACTACAGGGTGGGTATTAAGCCTTGATTCTTTTTCTCCACCAAAGAGCTAATCCAATCCATTGACAAAAAAGTACCGGATCCGAACGGCATTTCCTGAGCTGTTCGGATTTTTATCTTCTATCACTTTCAGCTCCAGTTTATGTTCTTCTGATTCCAAATCAATGGCCAGTAGATAATACCATGGCAAATGCAGGTGAGCACTCCACTGGGTAAACAAGTCTTGCGTTTTCCATTCACCATTATCGATTCGATAAGCAATCTTACCAGCATCCTGTCCTGCAGCTACAGCTATCCCCACCGCATTTCCATTAAACTTGAATTTGAGCTTACTTTCTGGAGATTCACTGACCAGCATAGGAACATCCACATAGTTAGCTCTTGTACCGGTCTGATCAGTAGGTTTCCAAGCTTCTACGATTTGCCAGCCTTTTCCTATTTTGGCCTTAGAAATATCAACCAAAGACCCACGATCAAAAGCTGCTACATTTAGCATAGACAATGATTGATTGGCGGTAATTTTATCATCTTGATCCAAGTGTCCTCCATAAGCTGTCTTTAGCATATCAATCATTGAATGCGCATACACCCCCTGCCCAAATGGTGATGGGTGAAGGTTCTTAAAATCTTCTTCCCAAGTAAATTCCTTATTGGCAATCCTCTTTGTTACCTCTTCCGCCAAGTTCAAAGAAGGAAGACCATAATACTCGGCCACCCGCTCATGATTCTTGATCACCTCAGGAACCTCTCCCCTATTATAGGAACCTATTTTATCAGGATCTACAAAATGAAAAAGAACCATATCCGCTGCAGGATTCTCTTTTCTCAGATGACGGACAATCCCTTCCATAGCCAATTGCTGCTCTTGATCGGTCCTTCCATTGGTCGCATCATTTACCGCAGCTTCTTCAAACAACAGATCAATGGGGCCTGTGGAAAGCACATCCCGCTCTAGCCTAAAGGCTCCAGGAACGGATCCCATAGAAGGAATTCCCGCTGCAATAAATTCAAACTCGGTGTCCGGAAACCTTTCTTGCAAAAAATTCATCACACTATCTCTCCAGCCGGGATTATAAGTAATCGATCCTCCTAAAAACGCCACCCTTCCCTTTTTATCTCTTTCAAACTTGATCTGGGAATTTTTAAGCCCTCCTCTAATTTTGTAAAATGTTTTGGAAGATAGCTTTGCCTCCTTGACTGAGTGGTACTTGATAAAATCAGCCACCAAGCGAGGGCTTTCAATGTCAAAATGATGGCCATGTAACTTCTGTTCTCCTTGGGTACAAGGCACCACTGTGGCTGATCCTCCCAACCGAAGATAATTTTCTACTAGGATAAAAGTGTTCTCTTCAGGAGGTACCACTTGGTCTTCCAGCCCGATCATATGGAGTATTGGTACTTTATTCTTGGCCAACTCTTTCAAGCCATCAATTGGGTTGCCTTCATAACTATTAGCTTCTTCATCACTTGCAAATCCATAAGCCTCTTTTAATTTTTCCCAATCAGTTTCGCTACCCAACCCTTTGCCCTGTCCACCGGGCCAACTTTTAAAATCACAGACAGGTGCCTCGGCATAAATACAAGCCACTTTATCCGGATGCCTTTTTGCCCAACTATAGACAAATAATCCACCTCGGCTAATACCTGACAATGATGGTTTTTTGTTCAATCCATACTTTTTCGTCATCAGATCATAAACCTGATCCCAGACCTCCATAGCCTTGGGACTTCCAAATAAGTTGTCGGTATTGACGTATACCAAGTGAAATCCCTCAGCAACCAAAATACTATCCTGTTCTGTATGCCAATCAGGAAACCTGGCTCGCCACAACCAAGGCTTTCCCTCCAACTCAGATTTTGGGGCTACAATCCTTATGTCTCTTTCGCCTATTTTTAAGTTATACCTTTGAAAGCCTTTCCACTCAATGGTATCTATGGGAGCAATATCTTGGGCAGAAATGGATAAAGAAAAAAAGAATAAACAAAGAGCATATGCTAAAGTAAATGTTAAGGATCTGCTATTCATGGCGGTTATTTTGTTTAGAAAAATAATAAAGCCCCGTGAAAGTCTCACAGGGCCAAGTAATTTATTTCACCAAAATCCCAATCTCTGCAATAGCTGCATGTCCTTGCCCACCTGCTATTCTGGTTACTTCTAACTTTATATATCTTCCACTTACATGTGATTTGAAATAATGCCTCCTTTCAGATGGATCATTGATCAGATTTCCAAAGACAAAAGCCTCCGAAAATTCCCATAATTTCCCATCTTTAGAAACATAGAGCTTCCCTTCCTCAATCATCCCCTCTTTATCATTCAATGGTGGTGCATAGGTAAAGCCTGTAATATCAATAGTTTCACCTAGATCCAATACTAAACTTTGGCCAGAACTTCTATCCACATCTGTTTTCCAGTAGCTCTCAACATTCTCATCAAAGGCATTATTAGCTTCAAAACCTTTTGCAGCACTACTTGAGTTGACTACCTTCCAATTTTTCTTAACCTGACCAAATAGCTCCTCTGCTACAGCTCCCTCATCCTCTTTTCCATAAGCAACGGCCTTAATTGTACCATGATCAAATTCAAAGGGACCTCTATAGATTGCTGATTCCCTGATAGGGTCCGAACCATCCAAGGTATAATGGATGGACAAATCCCTATTCAGGTCCCCGGCAATATCCTGCTCATAGGTTTTCCATCCAAAATCCCCTTTTTGGGCATTGATACTTACTTTCCCTTCCAAATCCCTTACAATATCCAATTGAGGAGGCCTGGTTTCATAATAATAAGCCGCCACTTCGGAGATAGACACAGGCATCAACCTGGCCTTAGCTATCTTAATTCTAATCCTATCCGTTGTCACCGTAGCAAACCGCTGAATATTTTTGTAACCAATATTTTTACCTTTTGAAATTACTTTCCACTTTCCGTCAAGCCAAGCTTCCACTTCAAATTCAGCCACCCTTTCTCCGTGGGTTTGTATAGCTTCTTGAATCATCAATCGATTAAGTCGAATGGGTTTATCCAATTTGAATGATAGTTCATCACCATGCTCAGATAGTAAAACATAAGTATCCTGATCTTTATCCAATACTTTTTCGGGACCATGAGCACCAACCAAAAGACTTTTTCCATAAGTGCTCTTAATCCTACTACCCACTTCTTTTAACACCTCCACATCACGCTTACCAAACTTTCCTTCTCTATTAGGGGGAATATTCAGTAAGAAAATGGAATTGCCACCAACTGATCGCTCATAGATATCAAAGACATCGTCTGCACTCCTTACTCCCTGCTCATCATCATTCCTGTAAAACCAACCTTCCCTAATGGAGGTATTGGTTTCTGCCGGTTGGTAATGTAGGTAATTGGCCGTGTGGAGCTTTTCCAAACTGGCCACATCCTCTCCAGTAATGTCAGCAAATCGATTCATTTGATTAGGATCTTCATCATAAGGAATCACATTCCATTCAATGGCTCTAGTTTTACCTGATTCATTACCGCACCAGCGGATATCCTGACGACCAAAAATCACTGCTTGAGGAGCCAGCTTGCGAATCAACTCTTTCCAAGCAGCATAATCATAAGTTTGGCCTCCTTTACGTTTGGGGTGTGCTCCATCAAACCACACTTCATCAATTCGCCCATATTCAGTAAGCAATTCAAAAAGCTGATTGAGGAAATACTCATTATAGTCATCCACTACAAAATCGAAGCTTGTCTTATTTTCAAAAGGTCTTCCTTCAACTATTCTAGGAATTGTTCTTTTTGTTTTCTTACTCAGGTTACCGTATAACCCTTCAGGACTCTCAATTTGATAGAGATCAGCTGGTGAGAGGTAAACCCCTAACTTCAACCCATATTTTTTGCAAGAAGCTGACAAGTCCTCAAGAATATCACCCTTTCCATCTCTAAAACCTGTGGACATAATACCATGCTTGGTATACCTTGACTGCCAAAGCACAAAACCATCATGGTGTTTCACGGTGAGAATTACCTTGCTCATTCCAGCAGCCTTCATGGCTTGGCACCATTGATCCGTATCCAATTCCTTCAGGTCAAAAACTGCTGGATCCTCAAATCCTGAACCCCATTCTTTTGCAGTAAACGTGTTGGGACCAAAGTGGACAAACGCAATAAACTCATCTCTTAAAGCCTGGTACTGATTTTCAGTAGGTATTACGTGTGCAGCTTTGATCCTAATGCTATCAAATGAATCGTCATTATCGATGGCAATAGTTGAAGAAAAGGGAATATCCTGGGCATTTGATTTTTGTGAATACGGAAGGCAAAACAATGCCAAGCACGCTATGACTAATTTATATCTCATCTCTTATTTGAAAAACGTACATATAATAAGTAAAACTATTTTCCTATAAAGAAAATAAAACTAATCACTTTAAGCAAGAAATAAAATCAAAACGAAACCAAAAGAAAGTTTATAAATTCAGTATTATATCTATATATTAATTTCAATACCTTATATTTGACTTTAACAATCATAAAATTTTTCTCAAAAAGAAAAAAAACACTTTAATGTCAGCTCACC harbors:
- a CDS encoding DUF5690 family protein, yielding MVKLNKVSITKTDIILIATAFMAYTGMYAVRKSFLAGQYEGLEVINDFHFKTLLIISQVLGYMLSKFIGIKVVSELPAYKRFGALVGLVGFGLLMLLAFAYVPVGLKPVAMFLNGLPLGMIFGLVLVYLEGRKNSELLVAGLSATFIFSTGLIKTTGLWLMQAFEVSEMTMPFWTGLIYFPLFVLAAFVLSKSKAPSEDDKELRTERVPMKKADRKDFLKKHGFAFVGLVLIYVVLTVVRDFRDNFIVEFWAELGLSGQPELITLTEVPIAVVVLVISALGILILSNQKAFNWGLFLTLLSGILMIVSTFLFSKDLVGPVFWMISSGFSVYLPYILFHCLLFERFLAVLRYKGTVGYLFYIADAFGYMASVGIMIFKETADFHYSWINFFTRLNLIGGGLVIFMVGLSILMMNGQVVKLKLKKLYKGTVEV
- a CDS encoding zinc-binding dehydrogenase, producing the protein MKKEAVAKVFIEAKTPFSNTTIALPTLAEGEILVSTSYATICASDLHTYYGRRHSCSHSILGHEIVGIIENIADGGVKDYFGAPLKIGDKITWSVYAHDPGSKNAQKGYPQKSEGLYKYGHEQMNEDYQLNGGFSTHCHLRKGTTIFRLPDTLNNAEAAPLNCTHATVAGAMRLAGDLTGKNVLINGVGMLGLSACAMAKEFGAENVWVQDISQEKIKKANLFGADHAFIYKSENVKPFTKSKGDIDVIIETSGIPEAVESCIQLLGIGGTLVLVGSVFPQRDLNINAEYLVRNLLTIKGLHNYIPEDLATAIDFLEKAHKKYPFESLVGIDYPLAELDKAFETGNKGIYYRVGIKP
- a CDS encoding helix-turn-helix domain-containing protein; translation: MENSEYLTTWIGSKLKDIRKSHNLKLGELADKTGISIAMLSKIENGRVFPTLPSLIQVLNTLDVDLNEFFADLKGDKEFPGYLLKKRKDYKSIKKEEESIGFDYELILNHKIERSSMEISLLTIKSGSQRDQVSTDGFEYIYVIKGNLQYELGENTFELEEGDSLFFNGNIPHLPVNNKKSDAILLVIYFIELR
- a CDS encoding GDSL-type esterase/lipase family protein, which codes for MNSRSLTFTLAYALCLFFFSLSISAQDIAPIDTIEWKGFQRYNLKIGERDIRIVAPKSELEGKPWLWRARFPDWHTEQDSILVAEGFHLVYVNTDNLFGSPKAMEVWDQVYDLMTKKYGLNKKPSLSGISRGGLFVYSWAKRHPDKVACIYAEAPVCDFKSWPGGQGKGLGSETDWEKLKEAYGFASDEEANSYEGNPIDGLKELAKNKVPILHMIGLEDQVVPPEENTFILVENYLRLGGSATVVPCTQGEQKLHGHHFDIESPRLVADFIKYHSVKEAKLSSKTFYKIRGGLKNSQIKFERDKKGRVAFLGGSITYNPGWRDSVMNFLQERFPDTEFEFIAAGIPSMGSVPGAFRLERDVLSTGPIDLLFEEAAVNDATNGRTDQEQQLAMEGIVRHLRKENPAADMVLFHFVDPDKIGSYNRGEVPEVIKNHERVAEYYGLPSLNLAEEVTKRIANKEFTWEEDFKNLHPSPFGQGVYAHSMIDMLKTAYGGHLDQDDKITANQSLSMLNVAAFDRGSLVDISKAKIGKGWQIVEAWKPTDQTGTRANYVDVPMLVSESPESKLKFKFNGNAVGIAVAAGQDAGKIAYRIDNGEWKTQDLFTQWSAHLHLPWYYLLAIDLESEEHKLELKVIEDKNPNSSGNAVRIRYFFVNGLD
- a CDS encoding metallophosphoesterase, producing MDRKEFIKIGALGTLAMSFSPLAFSAERKEKKIRFGIITDLHYDIMHDGQERISAFINKMNDDQPDFIIQLGDFCVPKPENQSLMDTWNKFQGEKHHVIGNHDTDGGFNRDQVVEFWDAKAKYYSFDKNGFHFVVLDGNEHNESPNRPKGYARYISPDQLEWLEKDLSQTSLPTIVFCHQGLDNEMAGIENGMPVRYTLEKANKEAGFQKVILVLSGHHHQDYYNHINDIHYVQINSASYYWLGDKYKTIRYSKEVDETNPWIKYTAPYKDPLWAMVEISQKGKIFVEGRKTSWVGPSPEKMEIPSNQGIYPIVSEISNRDLKI
- a CDS encoding PQQ-binding-like beta-propeller repeat protein → MQRNSGSLIFYTPSYFQNQEQSLESSPVLVNDQLIFGAMDGKVYVIDADSGKLLWKNSLGTPVMTSPAVSPEGFYICDFAGNIYFFKPE
- a CDS encoding alpha-L-fucosidase — its product is MRYKLVIACLALFCLPYSQKSNAQDIPFSSTIAIDNDDSFDSIRIKAAHVIPTENQYQALRDEFIAFVHFGPNTFTAKEWGSGFEDPAVFDLKELDTDQWCQAMKAAGMSKVILTVKHHDGFVLWQSRYTKHGIMSTGFRDGKGDILEDLSASCKKYGLKLGVYLSPADLYQIESPEGLYGNLSKKTKRTIPRIVEGRPFENKTSFDFVVDDYNEYFLNQLFELLTEYGRIDEVWFDGAHPKRKGGQTYDYAAWKELIRKLAPQAVIFGRQDIRWCGNESGKTRAIEWNVIPYDEDPNQMNRFADITGEDVASLEKLHTANYLHYQPAETNTSIREGWFYRNDDEQGVRSADDVFDIYERSVGGNSIFLLNIPPNREGKFGKRDVEVLKEVGSRIKSTYGKSLLVGAHGPEKVLDKDQDTYVLLSEHGDELSFKLDKPIRLNRLMIQEAIQTHGERVAEFEVEAWLDGKWKVISKGKNIGYKNIQRFATVTTDRIRIKIAKARLMPVSISEVAAYYYETRPPQLDIVRDLEGKVSINAQKGDFGWKTYEQDIAGDLNRDLSIHYTLDGSDPIRESAIYRGPFEFDHGTIKAVAYGKEDEGAVAEELFGQVKKNWKVVNSSSAAKGFEANNAFDENVESYWKTDVDRSSGQSLVLDLGETIDITGFTYAPPLNDKEGMIEEGKLYVSKDGKLWEFSEAFVFGNLINDPSERRHYFKSHVSGRYIKLEVTRIAGGQGHAAIAEIGILVK